From one Macellibacteroides fermentans genomic stretch:
- a CDS encoding biosynthetic peptidoglycan transglycosylase has protein sequence MNKKQQLKKGIIVAAGVLLLVLVTLFATRNLIIQNYANKRLLSFEQKYSLRIHYNDLRMEGLNGLHIEGLSVIPLNCDTFLKAGSIEVQFDFARLLLLKADVKTVTMHGLQVDFIKKDSINSNFDFIFKANDRAPKILNKDSEDVKQNESAHFGENIRQTFNLLFSVLPSNGYLHDFKVSYQAPGYRLFIDVPQLKIDKDRFKTEIRAEENGMISNLISEGVLSKADRDIEARLYSKDTSKVSLPFLHYRWGADLKFDTLAFEVRESKAHSDVRLLTGKASVSGLTLFHYRISPEIVLLDNANFTYSMKVGDNYVEVDSSSQVHFNALNLNPYLRVEKDTSWKVKVSVNKPEFPSEELFASLPKGLFSNLEGIKTSGKLSYHFLMDVDFGNVDSLKFQSSLTSHQFRILSFGNTNLAKMNEPFVYTAYEDGNPVRSFITGPENPNFRPLTAISPLLQMAVMQSEDGAFFYHNGFLPDAIREALIHDIKVKKFARGGSTISMQLIKNVFLSRNKNIARKLEEALIVWLIEGGRLTSKERMFEVYMNIIEWGPMVYGAQEASRFYFNKDASDLTANEAIFLASIVPKPKRVKWSFKDNMQLNPVLDSYFRLLGERLVIKGVITEEDAAKIKPEITISGPAKDFLFSGANATDSVPAPEEAETLDVFPDM, from the coding sequence ATGAATAAAAAGCAACAGCTTAAAAAAGGAATTATAGTGGCAGCAGGTGTTTTACTATTAGTGTTGGTAACCCTTTTTGCAACCAGAAACCTTATTATTCAAAACTACGCGAACAAAAGGCTTTTGTCTTTCGAACAAAAATATTCTCTCCGGATTCATTATAACGACCTGCGGATGGAAGGACTGAATGGTCTGCATATTGAAGGGCTTTCGGTTATTCCTCTAAACTGTGATACATTTTTAAAAGCAGGTAGCATTGAGGTTCAGTTTGATTTTGCGCGCTTATTGCTATTAAAAGCGGATGTAAAAACGGTAACCATGCACGGACTGCAAGTGGATTTTATAAAAAAAGATTCTATAAATTCCAACTTCGATTTTATTTTTAAGGCGAATGATAGGGCTCCCAAGATTTTAAATAAGGATTCGGAAGATGTAAAACAAAACGAATCGGCTCATTTTGGTGAGAATATCAGGCAAACTTTCAATCTTCTTTTCAGTGTATTGCCTTCTAACGGCTATTTACACGACTTTAAGGTGAGCTATCAAGCTCCTGGTTACCGGTTGTTTATAGATGTGCCCCAGTTAAAGATAGATAAGGATCGTTTTAAAACAGAGATCCGTGCAGAAGAAAATGGCATGATAAGCAATCTTATTTCCGAAGGAGTATTATCGAAAGCCGACAGAGATATTGAGGCCCGGTTATACTCAAAAGATACCAGTAAGGTTTCACTACCTTTTCTTCATTACCGGTGGGGAGCCGATCTTAAATTCGACACCTTAGCCTTCGAAGTGCGTGAAAGCAAAGCTCATAGTGATGTTCGTTTGTTAACAGGCAAAGCTTCAGTAAGTGGATTAACTCTGTTTCATTATCGTATTTCGCCCGAAATTGTACTGCTGGACAATGCTAACTTTACTTATTCAATGAAAGTTGGCGATAATTATGTAGAAGTAGATAGTTCGTCGCAGGTACATTTTAATGCACTGAATTTAAATCCGTACTTACGTGTAGAAAAAGATACGTCATGGAAAGTAAAAGTTTCGGTTAATAAACCGGAGTTTCCGTCGGAAGAATTGTTTGCATCTTTACCAAAGGGGCTGTTTAGTAATTTAGAGGGAATTAAAACCAGCGGAAAACTTTCCTACCACTTCCTGATGGATGTGGATTTTGGAAATGTGGACAGCTTAAAGTTTCAATCATCACTCACATCTCATCAATTTCGTATTCTTTCGTTTGGAAATACCAACCTTGCCAAGATGAATGAACCATTTGTGTATACAGCCTATGAAGATGGAAACCCGGTTCGAAGTTTTATTACCGGTCCGGAAAACCCTAATTTCCGTCCGCTTACAGCTATTTCTCCTTTATTGCAAATGGCCGTGATGCAATCGGAAGACGGTGCTTTCTTCTATCATAACGGTTTTTTGCCGGATGCCATACGTGAAGCTCTGATTCACGATATCAAGGTTAAAAAGTTTGCCCGGGGAGGTAGTACCATCAGTATGCAGCTTATTAAAAATGTTTTTCTGAGCAGGAACAAGAATATTGCCCGCAAACTGGAAGAGGCTCTTATTGTATGGCTGATTGAAGGAGGCCGTCTTACCTCCAAAGAGCGAATGTTTGAGGTATATATGAATATTATCGAATGGGGACCAATGGTCTATGGTGCACAAGAGGCATCCCGCTTTTATTTTAATAAGGATGCTTCTGATTTAACCGCAAACGAGGCTATCTTCCTGGCAAGTATCGTTCCTAAACCGAAGCGGGTGAAGTGGAGCTTTAAGGACAACATGCAGCTAAATCCTGTGCTGGATTCATATTTCAGGCTATTGGGAGAGCGCTTGGTTATTAAGGGAGTGATAACGGAAGAGGATGCTGCAAAAATAAAGCCCGAGATAACAATCTCGGGCCCTGCAAAAGATTTTCTTTTCTCCGGTGCCAATGCCACAGATAGTGTACCTGCACCGGAAGAAGCTGAAACTTTAGATGTATTTCCTGATATGTAG
- a CDS encoding DUF4625 domain-containing protein, translating to MNKLVYISAILLFSTLFSACTNDSEDVSKPVINLIEPEDGHALKIGAAVHFEMELSDDTELRSYKVDIHNNFDGHNHTKAVSETVDFTYSKSWDVSGLKNTLVHHHEIVIPENATPGNYHLMVYCTDKAGNETYVARKIVLSYDAVEHEE from the coding sequence ATGAATAAGTTAGTTTATATTTCAGCTATTCTTCTGTTTTCAACATTGTTCTCTGCTTGTACCAATGATTCGGAAGATGTTTCAAAGCCGGTAATCAATCTGATTGAACCCGAAGATGGTCATGCATTGAAAATAGGTGCAGCGGTGCACTTTGAAATGGAACTCTCGGACGATACAGAACTGAGATCATACAAAGTAGATATCCATAATAATTTTGATGGGCATAATCATACAAAGGCTGTATCCGAAACCGTAGATTTCACCTATTCGAAATCGTGGGATGTTTCGGGATTGAAAAATACACTGGTACATCATCACGAAATTGTTATCCCGGAAAATGCAACTCCCGGTAACTACCACCTGATGGTCTATTGCACAGATAAGGCCGGAAACGAAACGTATGTTGCACGTAAAATTGTGTTAAGTTACGATGCCGTTGAACATGAAGAGTAG
- a CDS encoding TonB-dependent receptor, with translation MRIGYISGVLSLCISANAYALYPDSLKVSLPEVVVTNNYMSGRNRAEAVPVEVIGQEFLREFHSGSLMQTLGKLPGIQSMDIGSGFSKPVIRGMGFNRVAVTENGIRQEGQQWGADHGLEIDAFNVERVEVRKGPASLQYGSDAMGGVLEIKQLPPPLDNQLFGEVNLLGKTNNNLLGGSAMLGIKKDSWYIQTRFTEQHFGDYRVPTDSIVYLTRQIPIYNRRMKNTAGIERDASASVSYRKLTYQGQLFLSNAYQKVGFFPGAHGIPDASRVEDDGNSRDIDLPYSKVNHFKAQFRQQLTLGKNLVEWNLGYQNNRREERSLFHTHYGNQQAPVINPDLELQFTLNTFSSAVKWTFLQHENWKHTGGIDLQYQKNEIGGYGFLLPRYQRETAGSYYMASFNPTGVLSFSGGVRFDYGHIDIRPFEDIYLESYLQQRGYSEETIRFYKQRSFETDRSFANYAASVGVVYTPSDKHTAKINIGRSFRLPGANELASNGVHHGTFRHEQGDATLDSEQGWQLDMGYTFHGNSFRFELSPFVSWFTNYIYLQPTGEWSILPHAGQIYRYTGVEALFTGGEISGEVDILHDLTLAVSGEYVYTYNLEAHTALSFSPPASVRTNLSYHPGETRFYLEHEYIAAQNRIARNEDPTPGAQLFNAGASFSIPWKKNKLEVTISANNLFDTRYYNHLSFYRKIEIPEPGRNFQLLIKIPFKTLLK, from the coding sequence ATGCGTATCGGATATATTTCGGGCGTATTGTCGTTGTGCATTTCTGCGAACGCCTATGCGCTATATCCCGATTCACTCAAGGTTAGTCTGCCCGAAGTGGTAGTCACAAATAACTATATGTCTGGCCGCAACCGGGCAGAGGCAGTACCTGTAGAAGTGATAGGGCAAGAATTCCTGCGCGAATTTCATTCGGGTAGCCTGATGCAGACATTGGGTAAGCTTCCCGGGATTCAGTCCATGGATATAGGTTCGGGATTTTCCAAACCTGTAATCAGAGGTATGGGATTCAACAGGGTGGCAGTAACTGAGAACGGAATTCGGCAGGAGGGTCAGCAATGGGGGGCCGACCATGGATTAGAAATTGATGCCTTCAATGTAGAACGTGTTGAAGTCCGTAAAGGTCCGGCATCGCTCCAGTATGGAAGCGATGCAATGGGAGGAGTGCTTGAAATAAAGCAGTTGCCACCACCTTTAGACAATCAATTGTTTGGGGAGGTAAACCTGTTAGGTAAAACCAACAATAACTTGTTGGGAGGATCTGCTATGCTTGGTATCAAGAAGGATTCCTGGTATATTCAGACACGATTTACCGAACAACATTTTGGCGATTATCGTGTTCCAACCGATTCGATTGTCTATTTAACCCGGCAGATACCTATATATAACAGACGGATGAAGAATACAGCAGGTATTGAAAGAGATGCCTCGGCATCAGTATCTTACCGTAAATTGACCTATCAAGGTCAGCTGTTTCTGAGTAATGCCTATCAGAAAGTAGGTTTTTTCCCCGGAGCACATGGCATCCCGGATGCTTCGAGGGTAGAAGATGATGGAAACTCGCGAGACATTGATCTCCCTTACAGTAAAGTAAATCATTTTAAAGCTCAATTCCGTCAACAGCTTACTCTGGGTAAGAATCTTGTAGAATGGAATCTTGGTTACCAGAATAACCGCAGAGAAGAACGGAGTCTTTTCCATACGCACTATGGAAATCAACAAGCGCCGGTAATCAATCCTGATCTGGAATTGCAGTTTACATTAAATACCTTCAGTTCCGCCGTGAAGTGGACTTTTCTACAGCATGAAAATTGGAAACATACCGGAGGCATCGATTTACAATACCAAAAGAATGAAATAGGAGGGTACGGCTTTTTATTACCTCGTTATCAACGTGAGACTGCCGGATCCTATTACATGGCATCATTTAATCCTACAGGAGTACTTTCATTCAGCGGTGGAGTGCGCTTTGATTATGGACATATAGACATTAGGCCGTTTGAAGACATCTATCTGGAAAGTTACCTTCAACAAAGAGGATACAGTGAGGAGACGATCCGGTTCTATAAACAGCGAAGCTTTGAAACAGATCGTTCTTTTGCCAACTATGCAGCATCCGTTGGAGTTGTATATACACCGTCGGATAAACATACGGCAAAAATAAATATCGGTCGGAGTTTCCGTTTGCCCGGAGCCAACGAACTTGCATCCAACGGAGTACATCATGGCACGTTCAGACACGAACAGGGCGATGCTACATTGGATTCGGAACAGGGCTGGCAGTTGGATATGGGATATACATTTCATGGCAACTCGTTTCGTTTCGAATTGTCTCCTTTTGTTAGTTGGTTTACCAATTACATTTACCTCCAGCCAACCGGAGAGTGGTCCATTCTGCCTCATGCCGGTCAGATTTACAGGTATACGGGAGTAGAGGCTCTGTTTACCGGGGGTGAAATATCCGGAGAAGTAGATATACTTCACGATCTGACGCTTGCAGTTTCGGGCGAATATGTCTACACCTACAACCTCGAGGCTCATACGGCCCTGAGCTTCTCGCCACCGGCATCCGTGCGCACCAATCTATCGTATCACCCCGGGGAAACGCGGTTTTATCTGGAGCATGAATATATTGCTGCTCAGAATCGCATAGCCAGAAACGAAGATCCTACTCCAGGGGCGCAGTTATTCAATGCCGGGGCAAGCTTTTCAATACCGTGGAAGAAAAACAAATTGGAAGTCACTATATCTGCCAATAATCTGTTTGATACCAGGTATTATAATCACTTAAGTTTTTACAGGAAAATTGAAATCCCCGAACCGGGACGAAATTTCCAATTATTAATTAAAATCCCTTTTAAAACTCTATTAAAATGA
- a CDS encoding PhoH family protein: MGAKKNFVLDTNVILHDYKCIENFQENDIYLPIVVLEELDKFKKGSDQINYNAREFVRELDLLTSNDLFLKGASLGPGKGTLYIVTGDKYQEKIALSFPEKTPDHRILSSTLFIAEKNPKVRTILVTKDVNLRMKGRSLGIEVEDYITDKVVNVDIFERAQEVYENVDPDLIDKIYATPEGVNADLLDFKVTLEPNDCFILRSVRNSVLARYNPYTEKIKKVDKTPSYGIVPRNAEQSFALEILNDPNIKLVALTGKAGTGKTLLALASALKQADMFKQILLARPIVALANKDLGFLPGDEKQKIAPYMQPLFDNLNVIKAQLTPGSPDIRRIEDLQKNNQLVIEALAFIRGRSLSETFCIIDEAQNLTPHEVKTIITRAGEGTRMVFTGDIQQIDSPYLDAQSNGLAYMVDKMKGQELFAHINLIKGERSELSELASNLL; the protein is encoded by the coding sequence ATGGGAGCAAAGAAGAATTTTGTGCTTGATACCAATGTTATCCTGCACGATTACAAGTGTATTGAGAACTTTCAGGAAAATGATATTTATCTGCCCATTGTTGTACTTGAAGAGCTTGATAAGTTTAAAAAGGGAAGCGACCAAATTAATTATAACGCCCGTGAGTTTGTACGCGAACTGGATTTACTTACAAGCAACGACCTTTTTCTTAAAGGAGCTTCTCTGGGTCCGGGTAAAGGAACACTCTATATCGTTACAGGCGACAAATATCAAGAGAAAATTGCCTTGTCGTTTCCGGAAAAAACACCCGACCACCGAATCCTGTCCAGCACTTTATTCATTGCGGAGAAGAATCCCAAAGTACGTACCATTCTCGTTACCAAGGATGTGAACCTGCGTATGAAAGGGCGTTCGTTAGGTATTGAAGTAGAGGATTATATTACTGACAAGGTTGTAAATGTAGATATCTTTGAACGTGCTCAGGAAGTGTATGAAAATGTCGATCCTGATTTGATAGACAAGATTTATGCGACTCCAGAGGGTGTTAATGCTGACTTATTGGATTTCAAGGTTACACTTGAGCCAAACGACTGCTTTATATTGAGGAGTGTACGAAACTCTGTATTAGCACGTTATAATCCTTATACCGAAAAGATAAAGAAGGTGGATAAAACGCCCAGTTATGGGATAGTACCCCGGAACGCCGAGCAAAGTTTTGCCCTTGAAATACTGAATGATCCCAATATTAAACTTGTGGCGCTGACCGGTAAAGCGGGAACCGGGAAAACCTTGCTTGCCCTGGCTTCTGCTCTCAAGCAAGCGGATATGTTCAAACAAATCTTACTTGCGCGCCCAATTGTGGCTTTGGCAAATAAAGATCTTGGCTTTCTGCCTGGCGACGAGAAGCAAAAAATAGCGCCGTACATGCAACCCTTATTTGACAATCTGAATGTAATTAAGGCGCAATTAACTCCTGGCAGTCCGGACATAAGGCGGATTGAGGATTTACAAAAAAACAATCAGCTGGTGATAGAAGCGCTTGCATTCATTCGTGGACGAAGTCTATCCGAGACTTTCTGCATCATAGATGAAGCACAGAATCTTACACCTCACGAAGTGAAGACGATCATAACACGTGCCGGCGAGGGAACCCGCATGGTATTTACGGGTGATATTCAGCAGATTGACTCTCCATATCTTGATGCCCAGAGTAACGGATTAGCCTATATGGTAGACAAGATGAAAGGTCAGGAGTTATTTGCCCATATTAATTTAATAAAGGGTGAACGCAGCGAATTGTCCGAATTGGCATCCAATTTATTATAA
- a CDS encoding bifunctional folylpolyglutamate synthase/dihydrofolate synthase, translating into MTYEETLHYLYTRVPVFQHSGASAYKPGLGTSLSLDKYLAYPHKAYKTIHVAGTNGKGSTSHLLAAVLQKSGYKVGLYTSPHLVDFRERIRVDGKMIDKQYVVDFIEKHRSYFETLSPSFFELTMSMAFDYFRSQAVDVAVIEVGLGGRLDSTNIIDPDLCVITNISKDHVQFLGDTLEQIAYEKAGIIKEGIPVIVGEAGIERVKDVFVSKAGAENAPIRFAEQSGVIRSSAISDNGHWVYDTTDYGTIEGELGGVVQEKNTCTVLTAIRELLSLGYKITPQAVKTGFAQVTGLTGLMGRWQIIQRDPLIICDTGHNVGGWEYLSKQLDQTPCHALHIVIGMVNDKDIHGVLKLLPKKAIYYFTNASVERALPAEEFALQASEHGLKGTIHSSVALAIEAAKNAAEPNDCIFIGGSTFIVSDALIALKLDIYN; encoded by the coding sequence ATGACTTACGAAGAAACATTGCACTATCTATATACACGTGTACCTGTTTTCCAACATAGCGGAGCGTCTGCTTACAAACCAGGGTTAGGCACCAGCCTAAGTCTGGATAAATATTTGGCTTATCCTCATAAAGCATATAAGACTATTCATGTGGCAGGAACGAATGGCAAAGGCTCTACCTCTCATTTGCTGGCTGCTGTTTTACAAAAATCCGGATACAAGGTTGGGCTGTACACGTCTCCGCACCTGGTAGATTTCCGTGAGCGAATCCGTGTTGACGGGAAGATGATCGATAAACAATATGTAGTCGATTTTATCGAAAAGCACAGAAGTTATTTTGAAACATTGTCACCTTCATTTTTTGAACTGACAATGAGCATGGCTTTCGATTATTTCAGAAGTCAGGCTGTTGATGTGGCTGTTATCGAAGTTGGACTTGGCGGACGTTTGGATAGTACAAATATCATTGATCCTGATCTTTGCGTTATTACTAACATAAGCAAAGATCATGTACAGTTTCTGGGAGATACCCTGGAGCAGATTGCCTACGAAAAGGCAGGCATAATAAAAGAGGGAATTCCTGTAATTGTAGGCGAAGCCGGAATAGAGAGAGTGAAGGATGTATTTGTTTCAAAAGCCGGTGCTGAGAATGCGCCCATACGCTTTGCAGAGCAATCAGGCGTAATTCGCTCTTCGGCTATATCCGACAACGGCCATTGGGTATATGATACCACTGATTATGGTACAATTGAAGGCGAATTAGGAGGTGTTGTTCAGGAAAAGAACACATGTACTGTCCTCACAGCAATCAGAGAGCTTCTTTCGTTAGGATATAAAATTACTCCACAAGCGGTAAAGACAGGGTTTGCTCAGGTAACCGGACTTACAGGATTAATGGGGCGATGGCAGATTATCCAGAGAGATCCGCTTATAATTTGTGACACAGGGCATAATGTGGGAGGCTGGGAATATCTCTCCAAACAATTGGATCAAACGCCCTGCCATGCCCTGCATATAGTTATTGGTATGGTAAACGACAAAGATATACACGGAGTTTTAAAATTACTTCCTAAAAAAGCTATTTATTATTTTACCAATGCTTCGGTCGAAAGAGCTCTTCCAGCAGAGGAGTTTGCTTTGCAGGCAAGCGAACATGGTCTTAAAGGGACAATTCATTCATCAGTTGCTTTGGCCATTGAGGCGGCTAAGAATGCAGCTGAACCTAATGATTGTATTTTTATAGGCGGTAGTACATTTATTGTTTCGGATGCATTGATTGCTTTAAAACTTGATATTTACAACTAG
- a CDS encoding MFS transporter encodes MTEKIQKKLSDSKGARWAALAVVAFTMLCGYFLTDVMSPLKPMLESELLWSSTDYGIFTSAYGWFNVFLLMLIFGGMILDKMGVRFTGFNACLLMLVGCGIKYYAISDYFAMDGLIILGMKAQVAIAAFGYAIFGVGVEIAGITVSKIIVKWFKGKELALAMGLEMATARIGTMLAMSVSVPFAKYFNSVSAPILLCFIMLCIGLIAFIVYIFMDRKLDASLTDADKDAEEPFRVKDIFLIITNKGFWLIALLCVLFYSAVFPFLKYATDLMVNKYAVDPELAGIIPSLLPLGTLFLTPFFGNLYDRKGKGATIMIIGACMLIGVHLLFALPLLNQWWFATIIMIILGVAFSLVPSAMWPSVPKIIPENQLGTAYALIFWVQNWGLMGVPALIGWVLDRYCKLEGDGPAYDYTLPMIIFTGFGVLALVVALMLKAEDKKKGYGLEKPNIK; translated from the coding sequence ATGACTGAAAAAATTCAAAAGAAGCTGAGTGACTCGAAAGGTGCTCGCTGGGCTGCGCTAGCGGTAGTGGCCTTCACCATGTTGTGTGGTTATTTTCTGACCGATGTTATGTCGCCGTTAAAACCAATGCTCGAATCGGAATTGCTTTGGAGCAGTACCGATTACGGTATTTTTACGAGTGCCTACGGCTGGTTTAATGTGTTTTTGCTGATGCTTATCTTCGGAGGAATGATCCTGGACAAGATGGGGGTTCGCTTTACCGGATTTAATGCTTGTCTACTTATGTTGGTTGGATGTGGTATCAAGTATTATGCTATTTCCGATTACTTCGCCATGGATGGCCTGATTATCCTGGGAATGAAAGCGCAGGTCGCTATTGCTGCTTTTGGATATGCCATATTTGGTGTAGGAGTTGAAATTGCAGGGATTACCGTTTCAAAGATTATTGTGAAATGGTTTAAAGGTAAGGAACTGGCGCTTGCAATGGGTCTCGAAATGGCCACTGCCCGTATTGGAACCATGCTGGCTATGTCTGTATCTGTTCCTTTTGCTAAATATTTTAATAGTGTATCTGCTCCTATTCTTTTATGTTTCATCATGCTTTGTATCGGCCTTATCGCCTTTATCGTCTATATTTTTATGGATCGCAAGCTTGATGCCTCGCTTACTGATGCCGACAAAGATGCTGAAGAGCCGTTCAGAGTTAAAGATATTTTCTTAATTATTACGAATAAGGGTTTTTGGTTGATAGCATTACTTTGTGTTCTGTTTTATTCGGCTGTTTTCCCATTCCTTAAATATGCAACCGATTTGATGGTTAATAAATATGCCGTTGATCCCGAACTTGCAGGTATTATTCCCAGTCTGCTTCCTTTAGGTACATTGTTCCTTACTCCTTTCTTTGGAAACTTGTACGACCGTAAGGGTAAAGGTGCCACAATTATGATTATCGGAGCCTGTATGTTGATTGGGGTCCATTTGTTGTTTGCTCTTCCTTTGCTTAACCAATGGTGGTTTGCAACAATTATAATGATTATTTTGGGTGTGGCTTTCTCTCTTGTACCTTCGGCGATGTGGCCATCAGTTCCTAAAATTATTCCTGAAAATCAACTGGGAACTGCTTATGCCCTAATCTTCTGGGTTCAGAACTGGGGATTAATGGGTGTTCCTGCATTGATTGGCTGGGTATTAGACCGTTACTGCAAACTGGAAGGCGACGGACCCGCATACGATTATACTCTTCCCATGATTATTTTTACAGGATTTGGTGTTTTAGCCCTGGTAGTTGCACTGATGCTTAAGGCAGAAGACAAGAAAAAAGGGTATGGACTTGAAAAACCGAATATCAAATAA
- a CDS encoding magnesium transporter CorA family protein translates to MKKFLHCEAGYMEIDQWLPNCWVNVECPTQDDINYLTNELHVPESFLSDIEDTDERPRIEYEGRWLLTILRIPVQSTEQGIPFTTVPIGMITNGEIIVSVCYYKSELIDDFIRYTRRKELVIRTKFDLILRIIHSSAVWFLKYLKQVNNEVRMAEKELEKSIRNEDLLRLMKLEKSMVYFNTSIRGNEVMLTKLQSIFQGPDYVDKELLEDVETELRQAHITVNIYSDILTGTMNAFASIITNNVNTIMKRMTSISILLMVPTLIASFYGMNVITYAEDLRFGFIGIILLALALSAAAFIIFRKIRWF, encoded by the coding sequence ATGAAAAAATTTCTTCATTGCGAAGCCGGTTATATGGAAATTGACCAGTGGCTTCCCAATTGCTGGGTAAATGTTGAATGTCCTACTCAAGACGACATCAACTACCTTACAAACGAACTACACGTACCTGAATCATTCTTATCCGATATTGAAGATACCGACGAACGTCCACGTATTGAATACGAAGGGCGATGGTTATTAACTATTTTACGTATTCCCGTACAAAGCACAGAACAAGGTATACCATTCACAACCGTGCCGATCGGCATGATTACCAATGGAGAGATTATTGTTTCTGTTTGTTATTATAAATCCGAATTAATTGACGATTTTATTCGTTATACCCGTCGTAAAGAACTTGTAATCCGAACCAAATTCGATTTAATATTACGTATTATTCATTCGTCGGCCGTGTGGTTCCTTAAATACCTTAAGCAGGTTAACAATGAGGTAAGAATGGCCGAAAAAGAATTGGAAAAAAGCATTCGAAATGAAGATCTTCTTCGTTTGATGAAACTAGAGAAGAGTATGGTTTATTTCAACACGTCAATTCGTGGTAATGAAGTGATGCTTACCAAACTGCAGAGTATTTTCCAGGGGCCCGATTACGTTGACAAAGAATTACTTGAAGATGTGGAAACAGAGTTGAGGCAGGCTCATATTACGGTGAATATCTATAGTGATATTCTAACGGGAACCATGAATGCATTTGCTTCTATTATCACGAACAACGTGAACACCATCATGAAACGAATGACCTCTATTTCCATATTGTTGATGGTGCCAACCTTAATTGCAAGTTTTTACGGAATGAATGTTATTACCTATGCAGAAGATTTACGTTTTGGATTTATAGGAATAATTCTTTTGGCTCTTGCGTTATCTGCAGCCGCATTTATTATATTCAGAAAAATACGTTGGTTCTGA